The bacterium sequence TGAGGGATTACCGGCTGAGCTCAGGACGAAACTATTTAACCAATTACCAATTACCAGTTACCAATTATCCGTTTGCAGGTTACGAAACCTGATGATGCCCCGTGCAAAACTTACTCAACACGACACTAGTGCTCTGTCGCTGATAATTTGATAGATTGTTTTTCTACCTGTCATTCCCGCGCAAGCGGGAATCCAAATTTTAGTAAGCGTTCAACTGGTGTAACAAAAGGAGATGTGGAAATTAAGGAGATAGGAAGATATTATTAAAAAATTGAAATTAATAGAAACTAATAGAAATTTATGGAAATTTGTTGTTTTCCACAATCAATTTCTACCTATTTCTATAAATTTCAATCTATTTCTATTATCTTATCTCCATATCACTCTTATCTCCTTATCCCCTTTCTTACACTTTTGATATATAGCCTGAACGGTTACCAAAAGGGAATAACAAACAGTTTGAAATTGCAGGCTAACCACCACTTTGTATCTATCATTTTTTATCCAGTTTTTCGCAGATTAAGGAGCTTGAAAGAAGGGCATGTCTTAATCGTTCTTTCTTAATATTAGGGTATCTAATCATATTAATTGTATGGTAAAGAAGTCCAATATAGTATTCATAAATGTCGTTGCATGGTTGAACAAAACTATGTGCCAGACTTCTCAAATCCTGGATAATCGCAAAAGCTTTGTTAAGTTCTTCAATAGGACTTTTAAAACTGTATGGTTCATCAAATTGCTCTGGACTAACTAAAGATTTTTCAAATTCATATAGGGTTTCTATATTGCTTGTTTCAAGGTAGTTAAATTTAATGTCAGCCTCTAATTCTACAAAGTCTCTTAAGATGTGTCCATAACCCGTTCTGAAAAAATCAATCAACCATGGATGTTTATCCTCATCAACCAGGATATTCTTTCCATTCAAATCACCATGTGTGCGACAGGAAAAAGTAGAAAGGTGAAAGTCTTTATCTTTAATCCAGACAACTGGGTTAAGAAAGTCTTTGTTTAATCCAGGAAAGTTAATCAGATGTTTTCCTTTATACTCTGAGAATATCTTTTTAAGGGCGTCGTCTAACTTTTTCTGGTCACATCCTAATTGCTTTTTGTAGTGTTCACTGAGTTCCATATCTATTTTATTGCCCCTATTCTGATACCACATCCCACAAGTCTCTTTAAAGAGTTCCTTAAGGGTAGTCTTTATATCTTCAACTTTGCTATTGCCATAATATTCTCTGAAGTTACAAATAGTCTTAGGATTTCTACTGCCAGCAAGGGTATATATCATTCCTCCAAGATTCTGGGTATAAGATGGCTCTTCAATTTCAGTAGGACGAAGTTGGAGAAATGGTTTTACATGCTCATTATAATTTTTAGATTCCCTCTCAATATCTTTACGGGGACCAAATTTAACAATGCGAGAGGCAAATATCCCTTCATTAACTCGACCTGGTTCAACCAAAACTACCCCTGTTTTACTATATCCTCTGGAAGAAAGAGGTGAAATTGTAATCTTCTCAGCCGAATAGAACAGTTTTTTAAAGACCTCTCCCAATTCTTCTTTCAGCCTCTCTTTTTCCCCCTCATCTTTTACTTTAATCGCATCAAGCAAAAATTCAAATGCCTTCTCATCCTCCAAATGGGTACCTGAAGAAAGTTTCTCTTCCAACCTAACTTTAAGGTTAAAATTAATCTTTATCTCCTTATTGAAAGCTTCTTCGATTGTCTCTATCAAAATTGAAGGAGGTTCCATTTTTGGAATATAATCAAATGCAATTCCTCCATAGCGAGGACTTAAGGCCATTCGTTGCGTTTCGGGACTACTGAACCCTGTCAGGATAATCTTTGGTATAAGTGGATCAATCTCCTCCGCAAGTTCTAGACCACTTTGATCATCCTTATTACTATGGTCACAAAGTTTCAAATCAATCACTGCTAAATGGATGCGTTCCTTTTTTAACCATTCCTTTGCCTCATCTGGACTCCCTGCTGGAAAGACCAAATACCCTTTTTGTTCAAGATTGAACTTCCAGTCATCCAATACTGAGGGTTCATTATCAACAAACAAGATTCTTTTCTGCATAGTCATTTCCTCCTCATATTATGACTCAATGGGTTTTTTATTTTAAGCCCTTCTCGTATGGTTTTTAATAATTGAGTTTTCTCAAGCGATTTACTCAGATAATCAAAAGCTCCTACCCGGAATACATCCCTTCCTTCCTTCCATGAAGGAGCGGCAGAAACAACTACTACTTTTTCCTCTGGATGTTTCTCTAAAATTCGCTTAAGAGAGGTTACACCGTCTGTGCCTGAAACATAAAAATCCATGACCACCATATCATATTTCTGAGAATCCAATTTTTTTAGAGCTCCTTCCTCATCCAGAGCTCTATCTACCCTGTAGCCATGTTTTGACAAAACCTTTTTAGAAAACTCTGACCACCAAGGTTTATTATCTATAAGTAAAATTCTTGGCCCCTGTTTCATTCTAATCTCCTTTGATAGGCAACCTGATGATGAAAGTTGTTCCCTTTGGTGTTGTTGATTTTAATTCTATATTTCCTCCATATTTCAAAAAGACAGTATGTGCCAACAACAAACCAACACCACTCCCCTTTGCTCCAGAAACCTGTTTTTTAAATATTTGAGATGCAATCTTTTCTGGTATCCCACAGCCGGTATCACTAATCTCTATTAACATCTTACTTCCTTCTTCCCTACAAATAATAGTCAACTTTCCTTCATCTGGCATAGCCCTCAAGGCATTTTTGATTATTTGTTCAAAGGCAGCCGTCAACCAGGCATTACTGGCAGTTATTGCAAATAATCCTTTTGCTGGTTTTGGAAAATCAACTTCAATTTTTTTACCATGTCTACATCTCTCCACTGCTGTATCAATCACATCAAGAATAGAAACAGATTCTTTTACCTCCTCAGATGGCAGGTCAGGCGCTACCTTCATTATCGCTTCAGCTTCACTGTCTATTTTATTAAGTCTGTCAAGAACATTTTTTGAAACTTCAAATTTTTTGAGGGTATCTACATTTACCCTTATGGCATGAGCCATCTGAATGACATCATGTTTCCAGAATGCCCCTACAATCCCTAACCAGGATAAAGCATTAGCTGCCGCCAGTTGTTCTTGAGTATCCTTTAATTCCTGGCAATATCTTACATTTTGGATAGCAATTCCTGCATAAGATGATAGTGACTCAATAAATTTCACATCATCTTCATCAAAGGCATTCAAGAGAGGATGTTCAAAATTAAGAACCCCGATTAATTCCTTTTTTTGGTTTAAAATAGGAACTGCCAGTTCAGACTGGGTATCTGAAAGAGACTTTTTATAGCGAGGGTCTTTATTTACATCAGAAACTCTCTTAGTCTTTTTCTCTTTTGCGGCAGCACCTACAATACCCTCACCAACTTCTATGGGTTCCCATGCCCTCTTCCCTTCTTTTCCTCTCCTAACACAAGGTATCAACAATCCTTCTCTTTCTTCCTCTAACAATCTTGCACTTCCTGAATGAGCGCCCGTCCTTTCTAATCCTTTATCTAATATTAACCCTAATATTTTCTTTATATCTAAAGTTGAATTGATTACTTTCCCAATTTCATAAATTGCATTTTGAATCTCAAATTGCTCAGCATTGTGAATAGCAATTACTGCCTGCTGAGAAAGAGATTCAATTAAACGTTTATCATCTTCATCAAAGGCACTAACTTTTGGGCTTTCAAGATTAAATATTCCTATCAATTTTTTCTTTTTACCCAATAGTAAGGGGACAACCAATTCTGATCTTACCGCTGGAATCATTTCTATGTACCATTCTTTCCACGGCTCTTTTGTAACATCTAGTATTAAATGAGATTTCTTTTCTCCTGCAACTAAACCTGTAATACCTCTCTCACCAATCTTTGCTCTTTCATTCTTTTTATCTTCAGGCACTCCAATACTTTGCTTGATAACTAACTCTCCTGTAGATTTATCTATAGACTGAATCATAGCATAAATTTCTACACCTTTATGTCTTTTTCTAATTAGGTCAAACCCTTTATCCAAAATTAGTTCCAATACCTTCTCAAGATTTAATACAGAACTAATAGTTTCGTCAATGTGTTGTAATGCCTCAAGTTCCTTAACTCTCTCCCCCAATTTTTTATCTGTTTGGGCAAATAGTCTTGCATTATTAATGGCTATTGCAGAAAAATCTGCTAAAGCCTCAAGGAGTTTTTGATTATTCTCATCAAAAGCACTAATATTAGGGCTTTCAACATTAAGCACACCTATTAATTTATCTTGAAACATCATTGGGACGGCTAACTCTGATTTCATATTGGGAAAGACCTCTATGTAGCCTGAATCTTTAGCCGTTACATCAGAAACCAGAATCGTTTTTTCCTCTTTGGCTGCCCTACCAGTAATCCCCTCTCCAATCTTCTGAGGGGGGGTTTTTACTCCTTCTGGGATAATTACATCGTATGTTAATTCAGTCTTCTCTTCATTCAACATCCCTAATGTTCCATATTTAGATTCTGTAAGTTCTAATGCCTTTTGAAGAATAAGTTTTAGAACTTCTTCCAACTTGAGTTCAGAGACCAATATCTTTCCTATCTCATAGAGAGCTTCAAGCTCCTGAACCCTTCGGTTAAGTTGAGTTTGACTTTTCTCTATCATCCTTGTTCCTCCTGAAAATAATATATCAATAAAATAAAAAAAAGTCAATCCTTTTTTAAAGGAGGTTTTTTTAAATGATGCTCTGTGTTCTGTTCAAAGGTGTAGGCTACTTGTAATAGTTTCTCTTCTCCAAATAATGGTGCTAAAATCTGTAGTCCAATAGGTAATCCCTCCTGTGCCCATCCACAGGGAATAGATATCCCCGGGATACCGGCTAAATTAGCCGAGATAGTAAGAATATCTGATAAATACATTTGAATAGGGTCAGATACCCTGGAGCCAATCTTAAAAGCAGGTGTCGGTGAAGTTGGGGTAATTATAACATCACATCTTTTAAATACCTCTTCAAAATCTTGCTTAATCAATGTCCTTACCTTTTGTGCCTTTAAATAATACTTATCACGATATCCCGCAGATAAGGCATAGGTGCCAAGCATAATTCTTCTTTTGACCTCATTTCCAAAGCCTTGTGTTCTTGTTTGCTCATACATATCAATCAACTCTTTTTCTGGAACCCTGAGTCCATACTGGACACCATCATATCGAGCTAAGTTAGAGCTCGCCTCTGCTGGGGCAATGAGATAATATACTGCCACACAATAGTCTGTATGGGGTAGGGATACTTCTTCTAACACCTCTGCCCCTAACCCTTCCAACAATCTAATTGCTTTGTCAATACTTTCCTTAACCTCAATATCTATCTCTTTTCTAAAGTATTCATTAGGGATACCAATCTTTATTCCCGAAACATCATTGGTTAAAGATTTAGTATAATCTGGTGCAGGAATGGGAGAAGATGTAGAATCATTTTTGTCGTAGGTGCAAATGAGATTAAGAAGTAAGGCACAATCAGTAACATCTTTGGTGATTGGTCCAATCTGGTCTAAAGAGGAGGCAAAGGCAATTAATCCATATCTTGATACCCTGCCGTAGGTAGGTTTAAATCCTACTACGCCACACAAAGCCGCTGGTTGACGAATAGAACCGCCAGTATCAGAACCTAAGGCTAAAATTGTCTCATCTGAAGCAATAGCCGCCGCAGAACCACCACTTGAACCTCCTGGTACGGTCTCTAAATTCCATGGATTTTTAGTAGTCCCAAAGCATGAATTTTCAGTAGAAGACCCCATGGCAAATTCATCCATATTGGTTTTGCCGATGATGATGGCATCTGCCTCCTTTAATCTTTGAATGACAAAGGCATCATAGGGTGGGATGAAATTATGGAGGATTTTTGAGGCACAGGTAGTTTTTATACCTTTGGTGCAGATATTATCTTTAATGGCCACGGGGATACCTGCCAACAGATGTATCTCTTCTCCTTTAGCTATTTTTTTGTCTATCTCTTTTGCCTGCTCAATTGCCTCATCAAAGCAGGTAGTGATGTAGGCATTTATCTTTGAATCTAAAGCCTCAATTCTACCAATGACAGACTCTGTTACTTCCACTGATGTAATTTCTTTGGATTTAAGCAGGTTATGGATTTCATGCGCTGTTAGAAATGCTAATTCACTCAATTTTTTCACTCTCCAATTATTCGTGGCACTTTAAAGAACTGAATTTTCGTAACCATTCATTTTATTATACCATTGATTCCTTGTAAATGCAACAATTTTTATTTCACCAGGGTAATGCGTCAGTGAAATGGGGGAACGATACTAACCACGAAAGCACGAAATAAAGAAAACACGAAATATATTAATGAATTAGCGAATTAGTTAATTAAGTAAATTGGGTAACTATTCACCCTCCAGGAAAGTAGGAGAGTAGGGAAGTAGAAAAGGGAAAGAAAATGAATGAAAAGTTAGATGATTTTAGACAACTTGTAGTATGGCAAAAAAGCCATCATTTAGTAATCTGGAGTTTCGTTAATTTAAGGAGCCATTGAGGCTATCTGAATCCTTATCAATCTGTTTATTTTGCTCAAAGATGGCAAAATTAGGCTCAAAAGCCTGATGATTTTTTTGCAACTTATCCTTTGAAGTTGAGTTGATAAAAAATGCTTCACCTATTTTCTTCCCTTTGTGTCCTTTGCGTTACTACTTTGTGCCCTTTGTGGTTTATCCTTTTTTAACCGCAAAGAACGCAAAGAAATCAACCGCAAAGAACGCAAAGATTAAAGGCAAAAGGAATCATAGAAAATTCACGAAACTCCAGTTTATAAACAGATTCCTTAAAAAGGAACAGGAAGGCTGTTTTAACCGTCCCACACCCAAATTATTAAAGACCTCCTGACCTGCTGGCTGAAATTAATCCACTCATAAACCCTAAATTCCAATAGATAATAGTCATAACCAATAATCTGGTAAATTGTAATGTTTTTTTTATCGATTTTGTCTTCAGCAAAAGATAAAATAGTGGGAAAAACAAACAAAGAATAAAGACCAGAGACCAGAGACCAGAGACTATAGACCAAAGACCAATCAAGGTTGATAATAGTAAAAAAATTGGCTCATAGTGTATCAATCTAAAAACCCCATATTTTCTTACCAGAAATCCCTGTGCCCAGCCATAACGCTTCATCATCTTACAAAATCCAGATAAATTATCAGGTCTATAGTGATAAACGATTGCCTGTGGATTATATTTTAGTTTATATTTTTTTAGTTTCTTTATGCGATAATCAAATTCTACATCCTCACCAGGCCATAATTCCTCTAAAAAACCACCGACTTTATCAAATATCTCTTTCTTATATATCACATTACAGGTAGGATTGTGTTTAGTTTCAATTCTTTCCGTGCCTTTCTTAATATAATCGGCAACAAAGCCAACCGTTTTCAAGAACGCTTGCACCGTTTTCCCAAATTCTGTTTCATCTTCGGGTGATTGCTGACTGCCGCCAACACCTACTATTTGTTCTGAATCAAATCCTTTCAATAACTCTATGAGCCATTTTGGATGAACCAGACAATCTGCATCGCTAAATGCCAGGTATTCTCCTTTTGCCTGTTTTGCGGCTAAATTTCGGCAACCAGATGGTCCTATACCTTGAGTTTTTATCACCTGGAGATTTCTATACGAATTGAGTATCTCTTGAGTTTTGTCGTTTGAATTATCATTTATAACAATGATTTCATAATTGGGGTAATTTAGATTTATCAGGGAATCAAGACATTTTTTGATTGTCTTTTCACCATTTTTGACTGGAATTATTATTGAGATAAATGATTTCATTTTTCTACTTTCTACTCCCTAAATATGAAATAAAATTCATTGCTCCTTTTATCTTTCGATACAGGTCGTGAAAATCTCGAGTATTAAGTAGAAACTTCCACATATATCCTGGACGAAAATAAAAGGATTTAAGTCCTTTATCAACATAATCATTAATCTCTTTACTTGTTAGCCCCGGGTAATCGACCACAGTAGATTGTTCGCCTTCCGAAAGCCAATCTGTCCATAATTTTGCCTTTAGTAGCCCTTGAGATTGACAAAAATTATAATACTCTGTGCCAGGAAAAGGAACTGCTCCAGCAAACTGGATGGTAGTTAATCCTAACTTTAAGGCAAAGTTTAATGTTTTTTCCATTGATTCTTTTGTTTCTCCGGGCATACCAAAGACAAAACAACCGTGAATTTCAAGCCTGGATTCTTTAGCCACTCGCATAAATTGGACAGAATCTTCTACCCGTAATCCCTTTTTCATTCTATTTAGTATCTCCTGGTCTCCGGATTCAAAACCTACCAATAACTCTCTACATCCAGAATTTTTCATGGTTTTAAATAGTTCTAAATCATAAATGTCGGGTCTGGCATTGACCGACCAGGTGATTTTTAGTCCTCTTTTTTTGATTTCTTCGCAAATGGCGAAAGCTCGCTCTTTATTTACAGTAAAGGTATCATCTTCAAAGAAGAATTCGCCCTGTTTTAATTGAGGAAAGAGTTTAAGACAATGCTCTATCTCATCCACTACATTTTTAGCTGACCGAAGTCGATATTTATGACCATACATCAATTGTGGCCAGAGGCAAAAGGTGCATTGATAAGGACAGCCTCGCCCGGCAATAATATCAATATAAGGATACAATCTACCGGCATCAAAATATTTCATAATATTCAGGTGATGCCAGGCAGGAAAAGGTAACTCGTCTAAATCTGAAATTAGGGGTCGT is a genomic window containing:
- a CDS encoding response regulator, encoding MQKRILFVDNEPSVLDDWKFNLEQKGYLVFPAGSPDEAKEWLKKERIHLAVIDLKLCDHSNKDDQSGLELAEEIDPLIPKIILTGFSSPETQRMALSPRYGGIAFDYIPKMEPPSILIETIEEAFNKEIKINFNLKVRLEEKLSSGTHLEDEKAFEFLLDAIKVKDEGEKERLKEELGEVFKKLFYSAEKITISPLSSRGYSKTGVVLVEPGRVNEGIFASRIVKFGPRKDIERESKNYNEHVKPFLQLRPTEIEEPSYTQNLGGMIYTLAGSRNPKTICNFREYYGNSKVEDIKTTLKELFKETCGMWYQNRGNKIDMELSEHYKKQLGCDQKKLDDALKKIFSEYKGKHLINFPGLNKDFLNPVVWIKDKDFHLSTFSCRTHGDLNGKNILVDEDKHPWLIDFFRTGYGHILRDFVELEADIKFNYLETSNIETLYEFEKSLVSPEQFDEPYSFKSPIEELNKAFAIIQDLRSLAHSFVQPCNDIYEYYIGLLYHTINMIRYPNIKKERLRHALLSSSLICEKLDKK
- a CDS encoding response regulator → MKQGPRILLIDNKPWWSEFSKKVLSKHGYRVDRALDEEGALKKLDSQKYDMVVMDFYVSGTDGVTSLKRILEKHPEEKVVVVSAAPSWKEGRDVFRVGAFDYLSKSLEKTQLLKTIREGLKIKNPLSHNMRRK
- a CDS encoding GAF domain-containing protein gives rise to the protein MIEKSQTQLNRRVQELEALYEIGKILVSELKLEEVLKLILQKALELTESKYGTLGMLNEEKTELTYDVIIPEGVKTPPQKIGEGITGRAAKEEKTILVSDVTAKDSGYIEVFPNMKSELAVPMMFQDKLIGVLNVESPNISAFDENNQKLLEALADFSAIAINNARLFAQTDKKLGERVKELEALQHIDETISSVLNLEKVLELILDKGFDLIRKRHKGVEIYAMIQSIDKSTGELVIKQSIGVPEDKKNERAKIGERGITGLVAGEKKSHLILDVTKEPWKEWYIEMIPAVRSELVVPLLLGKKKKLIGIFNLESPKVSAFDEDDKRLIESLSQQAVIAIHNAEQFEIQNAIYEIGKVINSTLDIKKILGLILDKGLERTGAHSGSARLLEEEREGLLIPCVRRGKEGKRAWEPIEVGEGIVGAAAKEKKTKRVSDVNKDPRYKKSLSDTQSELAVPILNQKKELIGVLNFEHPLLNAFDEDDVKFIESLSSYAGIAIQNVRYCQELKDTQEQLAAANALSWLGIVGAFWKHDVIQMAHAIRVNVDTLKKFEVSKNVLDRLNKIDSEAEAIMKVAPDLPSEEVKESVSILDVIDTAVERCRHGKKIEVDFPKPAKGLFAITASNAWLTAAFEQIIKNALRAMPDEGKLTIICREEGSKMLIEISDTGCGIPEKIASQIFKKQVSGAKGSGVGLLLAHTVFLKYGGNIELKSTTPKGTTFIIRLPIKGD
- the gatA gene encoding Asp-tRNA(Asn)/Glu-tRNA(Gln) amidotransferase subunit GatA, producing MSELAFLTAHEIHNLLKSKEITSVEVTESVIGRIEALDSKINAYITTCFDEAIEQAKEIDKKIAKGEEIHLLAGIPVAIKDNICTKGIKTTCASKILHNFIPPYDAFVIQRLKEADAIIIGKTNMDEFAMGSSTENSCFGTTKNPWNLETVPGGSSGGSAAAIASDETILALGSDTGGSIRQPAALCGVVGFKPTYGRVSRYGLIAFASSLDQIGPITKDVTDCALLLNLICTYDKNDSTSSPIPAPDYTKSLTNDVSGIKIGIPNEYFRKEIDIEVKESIDKAIRLLEGLGAEVLEEVSLPHTDYCVAVYYLIAPAEASSNLARYDGVQYGLRVPEKELIDMYEQTRTQGFGNEVKRRIMLGTYALSAGYRDKYYLKAQKVRTLIKQDFEEVFKRCDVIITPTSPTPAFKIGSRVSDPIQMYLSDILTISANLAGIPGISIPCGWAQEGLPIGLQILAPLFGEEKLLQVAYTFEQNTEHHLKKPPLKKD
- a CDS encoding glycosyltransferase, which translates into the protein MKSFISIIIPVKNGEKTIKKCLDSLINLNYPNYEIIVINDNSNDKTQEILNSYRNLQVIKTQGIGPSGCRNLAAKQAKGEYLAFSDADCLVHPKWLIELLKGFDSEQIVGVGGSQQSPEDETEFGKTVQAFLKTVGFVADYIKKGTERIETKHNPTCNVIYKKEIFDKVGGFLEELWPGEDVEFDYRIKKLKKYKLKYNPQAIVYHYRPDNLSGFCKMMKRYGWAQGFLVRKYGVFRLIHYEPIFLLLSTLIGLWSIVSGLWSLVFILCLFFPLFYLLLKTKSIKKTLQFTRLLVMTIIYWNLGFMSGLISASRSGGL
- a CDS encoding radical SAM protein; its protein translation is MILVINAPFIKDFCRCQRWPAKTRGRAIRPPDWLAYATAVLEEAREAVELYDFPAMNWDKTKLGQLIKDKQPQFVILDSTTPSIYSDIECARIAKQESQAKVIMVGTHATALPEQTLQEAKGSIDVIALGEYDYTVRDIVKNWNNLKSIPGICYLDKGDFKTTPPRPLISDLDELPFPAWHHLNIMKYFDAGRLYPYIDIIAGRGCPYQCTFCLWPQLMYGHKYRLRSAKNVVDEIEHCLKLFPQLKQGEFFFEDDTFTVNKERAFAICEEIKKRGLKITWSVNARPDIYDLELFKTMKNSGCRELLVGFESGDQEILNRMKKGLRVEDSVQFMRVAKESRLEIHGCFVFGMPGETKESMEKTLNFALKLGLTTIQFAGAVPFPGTEYYNFCQSQGLLKAKLWTDWLSEGEQSTVVDYPGLTSKEINDYVDKGLKSFYFRPGYMWKFLLNTRDFHDLYRKIKGAMNFISYLGSRK